A stretch of DNA from Nonlabens ponticola:
TCCATCTACAAAGTGGATATGATTATCCTTTCTGTCTTGCACATAACAACTCATCACGGATGCGTGCGTGCTATGGATGCCATAAACGATCTTTCCTTCACGTTCCAGCAGGTCTAGATAATTTGTCAACGCCTCGATTTGTCCAGCATCACCTTCCATAACTGTATTAAGGGAACCATCAAACATGATGGTGTCAGACAATTGGCTCACTTTATTTAGGTATTCCTTGCCTTCCTTGAAATAGGTGAAATAGAACGTGCCAAAATAGGTGATCAACCAGTGTTTCAATAAATAGTCCAGCTTGCTCTTACCTATGCGCGCAATCATTTCTTTCTTGATTTTGGAAATGGTTGCTTTCAGTTTCAGACGGTTGGTATTGATGGGCTGCCTGCGCTCTAGTGAACCAAATAGCAGGAATATAATATCCATGATATCGGCATAGATCTCGGCTTGTTTTGATTGATCCTCACAATTAACTAGCAGGCAAACCACCTTATGTTTCTGGTCACGTGGCGATATCTCATCCCAACGGCATTCCATACCAGTAAGGTCGATTGCAGGCGAATTATTTTCAAAAATAGATTCCTGCTTAAATTCTGCCTTTATCAAACTCTCTGCATATTTCAAGCCGTTGCCCAAAACGATAGGTATGGTCAAATAACTGTTGATCTTTGCCTTGGCAATTCTCAATAAATGACGCTCATCGTACACCTTTTGCACCTTGATACTACCTATGCGCAAGTTTAGTTTGAGATTGTTCTTGACGTGAGACTTATAATTGTATAAGGCAGACATGACGCGTGCATGCACATCTGCAGGAATCAAAAAGGTCACGCCATCACCGCCAAAAAAATACGGAATCTCATGATTGCGCAATTGACTCTTGACCGTGTTGATCACCGTCACAACGCTACCGGTCGCTGCCAGATTGACCTCATTATGCATGCCTTTTTGAACCGCACGCGTGCTTTGCGCAACGTCTGCTACTACCACATGCCAGTCATGTGGTACCGCGGTAAAATTCTGCGGCTTACGTAAAATCTTACGTATAGGCGCATATTTTGTCTTCAAAGAAGAATAAAAATAACGTGTGTCTTCCATCGTACATTTAAGTACGTAAATGTATCAGCACAGATATTTTACAAAATCCTAATTAACTAATTATTAAATATCTAGAGTATCGATGCACAGATCGTGGTTTTAAGGGCGTTTTTCCCAAAATTTTTGGGGATCGGGCTATACGCTACAACCTGCCTGCTGGCAGGCAGGTCTTTTTTAGGTTTCATTAACCAAAAAAAGGATTTCCGCTACTACCTGCCTGCCGGCAGGCAGGTCCCTAACGCAAGAAAAGTTAAACTCAAACTTGAATTAGAACTTTAATTCGCACTTGAAATGTGAACCTGAATTAGCATGACATGAACTATTAGTCTCTCTGAATTTATTTCAGAGTCTTCCTAATTAATAGAGATCTTTTTAGAGGATGACATTAAACTTAATTTCTGATTCATCTTCAAGTTCGCTTTCAATTTCCTAAAGAGTATCATTAGAAATTTAAGAGACAGCGTTATTTCAATCATTCCCACTTCAGCTGCATGCGCTTGATACGATCTGCTAATTTCTCGCTGCTCAGTTTTTCGCGCAAGCGGTCTGTAATAATAGGGAATGAAAAAGGCGTTGGTTTTTCACAGGCTTTCCAGACAATTTCTTGATTTTGAATGCGCACCAGCGCTTCACGTAGACGATATTCTTCAATAGCTTGCTCAAAAGTTTCCGTATAGGCTTGTTTGAAAAGCAAGTTGTCTGGCTCGTTATCTCTAAAAACTTCAAAAAGAAGCTGACTGCTATTCTGTAAGTGAGCTGTTTTAATAGCCTTGTTTGGATAACCCGTAAATACAAGCCCAGAGATCACCGCAATATCACGGAATTTCCTTCTGGCCATTTCAGTCGCATTCATGCTGGATTGCAAGTCCTCAGTAAGCATGTCTGGTGTTAGCAGGTCATTATCCAGCACCTCTTGCATATCAAACGGCTGATCACTCAATAGTTCAAAACCATAATCATTGAATGCAATCGAGAACGTAATAGGTTTTAATAAACTGATGCGGTAAGCGATGATGCCTGACATAGCCTCGTGAACAAATCTGCCTTCAAAAGGATAGAACACCGCATGATAGCCTTCACGAGTTTTAAAAGTCTCTATCAAAAATTGATGTTTTTGCGGTACGATACTTTCCAATTGCTGCCGCTGGATAATTTCTTTGAGGGCTTTGACTTCTGGTGTGCGTTTCTTTCCCGTCTGGAAGTTTTCCATCTCGTCACGCAGCAGCTCGCCTAGTTGTGCACTCAACGGTAAGCGGCTGCCTTGCCAATTAGATACTGTATTAGTTTTTTTAGTCGAATTGCGCACTTGCGCCACCATGCCTTTGAGTCTAATGAATTCCAGTGTTCTTCCAGCAAAAACAAACACATCGCCACGATCCAGTTTGCTGATGAAATACTCTTCAACTGATCCTATGTAACCACCAGTTTGATATTTCACGGTGACCGTTGTCGCGCCGACTATGGTTCCCATTTGCAAGCGATGGCGCATGGCGATGGCCTTGCTGTCTATGTAATACCTACCATCATCATCAATGCTTACTTTTTTATACTCATCATAAGATTGCAACGAGGCACTACCGTAAACGATAAAATTGAGGCACCATTTCCATTCCTCATCGGTTATACTAGCATAACAAAATGTGTTTTTGACCTCAGGAAAAATATTGTCGGGATAAAAACCTCCTGAAACAGCCAGCGTACATAAGTATTGAATCAGTACATCGTAGCATAGTAAATAGGGCAATCGATCTTCAACCGCCTGACTAGAAACGGCCTTTTGCAAAGCACTTGCTTCAATCAGTTCCAGCGCATGAGTAGGCAGGAAGTGAATCATACTGGTCTCGCCAGGCCTGTGACCTGATCTGCCTGCACGTTGTAAAAATCGCGCAACACCTTTGGGGCCACCTACCTGGATAATGGTTTCCACTGGCGCAAAATCCACACCTAGATCCAGTGATGAGGTACAAACACAGGCTTTTAATGACTCATTTCTTATCGCATTTTCTACCCAAACACGCGTTTCTTTATTGATGGAACCGTGATGCATGGCCACTTCACCCGCAAACTCTGGATGCTTAGACATAAGTGATTGAAACCAAAGCTCACATTGCGCTCTGGTATTTGTAAATATGAGTGTTGACCGACTGGAATTGATGATCTCGACAACATTTTTTAGCAAATGCAACCCTAAATGACCGCGCCATGGGAATTTATCCATGCTTTCAGGTATGATGGATTGCACGGTGATGTCTTTTTTGAGATTGGCTTTTATGAGTACGCTTTCGCGAAAGCGTGACTCGTCAACACCCAATAACACTTGTCTGGCTTGCTCTAGATTACCGATGGTCGCACTAATACCCCAAATCTTGATCTGCGGATTAAGTCCCAAAAGTCGCGAAACGCCCAATTCCATTTGCACGCCGCGTTTGGTTCCTAGCAGTTCATGCCACTCGTCTACCACTATGGTGCTGCAATCCCTGAAGATGCGCTCATGATCTTTGGAACCCAGCATGAGATGCAGACTCTCTGGTGTGGTGATCAGTAAATCAGGCATGGATCGCATCTGTGCGGCGCGTTCTTTTGTTGAAGTGTCGCCACTGCGTATGCCTACTGTAAATGGTAGGCCGATACCATCCACAAATCGCTGGGATGCTTGCGATATTTCCTGAGAAAGCGAGCGCAAAGGTGTGATCCAAATAGCCTTGAGACCTTTTTTGGGCTTCTTCTTGTAGTCAGGATTTTCCTTGATGTATTTAAGAACAATCGCCACCCAGAGCGCATAAGTTTTACCACTACCCGTTGGTGCGTTGAGCAGCCCGTGCTTACCAGCCAACAACGCTTCCCATGTCTTTTTCTGAAACGGAAAACTCGTCCAGCCTTGCTGCTGGAAATAACTTTCGGCTATATGGAAGAGTTCTTTTTTTGTCATCATCGTTCCGCATTAATGGCGGAATCTTTCTTTTCTTTGTCATTCTGAACTTGTTTCAGAATCTACCTTTCAACTTTATTTAAATTATTTAAACTTCCAAACACGTATCTCGACTGTCGCTCGATACTGGACTGATTTTTAAAATTCTATTCTCTAATCTCTTTTTTCCTTTCTTCATTTCGATCTACATAAACTCACCATCAGTAGGAATGAGTGCTTTCAAATCATCCAGCGTGTTGGCTTCTTCAATAGGTTTGTCTTGACGCCAGCGCACGATTCTAGGGAAACGCGTGGCAACGCCAGATTTATGACGCTTGCTGGGTGCGATGCCTTCAAAAGCTATTTCAAAAACATGATGCGGCGTAACAGATCTTACAGGTCCAAAACGTTCCAAGGTGTTTTTCTTGATCCAGGCGTCTACTTTTCTGAATTCGGCATCGGTGAGTCCTGAGTATGCCTTTGCGAAAGTCACTAGTTCACCATCTTGCCATAATCCAAAGGTGTAATCGGTGAATAGATTGGCGCGCCTACCATGACCGCGCATGGCATAAGTTAACACGGCATCCACAGAAAATGGATCAACTTTCCATTTCCACCAGTCGCCTTTTTTGCGTCCTACCAGATACGGACTGTCCTTGCGCTTGATCATTAAGCCTTCCGATCTGCGTTCTTGTGATTTTTCTCGTTCTTCTGCTGCTTCTTTCCAGCTGTTGAACGACATGGTTTCTGAAAGGAGTAGAGGAACTAAATCTGAACTTGAACTTGAAATCGAATTAGAGTTGTCATCCTGAACTGGTTTCAGGATCTTCTGGTCGCTAACATTAGGCTGGTCTGATCCACCATCCGTATCTCGAATGTCGCTCGAAACTGGATTACTTTTGGGATCTTCATAAGGAATACCATCCATGACAGCATCCACCAGTTCCTCCAAAATCTTCCTGCGATCTTGGAAAGCCATGTCTCTAATGTCCTTGCCTTGCCATTCTAACAAGTCATAGGCGACGACTACAACAGGAACATCTGCCAGCAATTTTTTACCGACTGTTTTACGACCTATTCTGGTTTGTAGATCGTTGAAATTCATGATCTCACCATCCTTATAAGGCAAGATTTCACCATCGATCACGGTGCCATCAGGAATCACGTCTAGGAATTTTTGAAATTCTGGATATTTATCGGTTACCAATTCCTCACCGCGTGACCAGACAAACAGCTCACCAGACCTGATGATACTTTGAGATCTAATGCCATCCCATTTATGTTCCATGCTCCAATCCTGGACGTCTCCTAGATCAGCAACATCGCCTTCAATCGCATAAGCCAAATAGAATGGATATGGCTTGCCACGCATGGCAACCTCATTGTCCTCAAAGACCAATTCTTGAAATGTCGTATTCTCGCCAGTCCAGCTACCCATTAATTTGTGAGCCAGT
This window harbors:
- a CDS encoding ATP-dependent DNA ligase; the encoded protein is MKQFAELIRTIDGTNKTTLKVAALTEYFNTAPEDDKLWTIAILSHRRPKRPVNTTLMREWAIEISGIPMWLFEESYHIVGDLAETIALILPTTSEPSDKSLSTIVSELIELRKKPDEEKKAYLQENWLKLNYYERFVFNKIMTGSFRIGVSQKLMTRALAASTGIDQDVLAHKLMGSWTGENTTFQELVFEDNEVAMRGKPYPFYLAYAIEGDVADLGDVQDWSMEHKWDGIRSQSIIRSGELFVWSRGEELVTDKYPEFQKFLDVIPDGTVIDGEILPYKDGEIMNFNDLQTRIGRKTVGKKLLADVPVVVVAYDLLEWQGKDIRDMAFQDRRKILEELVDAVMDGIPYEDPKSNPVSSDIRDTDGGSDQPNVSDQKILKPVQDDNSNSISSSSSDLVPLLLSETMSFNSWKEAAEEREKSQERRSEGLMIKRKDSPYLVGRKKGDWWKWKVDPFSVDAVLTYAMRGHGRRANLFTDYTFGLWQDGELVTFAKAYSGLTDAEFRKVDAWIKKNTLERFGPVRSVTPHHVFEIAFEGIAPSKRHKSGVATRFPRIVRWRQDKPIEEANTLDDLKALIPTDGEFM
- a CDS encoding DUF3095 family protein, producing MEDTRYFYSSLKTKYAPIRKILRKPQNFTAVPHDWHVVVADVAQSTRAVQKGMHNEVNLAATGSVVTVINTVKSQLRNHEIPYFFGGDGVTFLIPADVHARVMSALYNYKSHVKNNLKLNLRIGSIKVQKVYDERHLLRIAKAKINSYLTIPIVLGNGLKYAESLIKAEFKQESIFENNSPAIDLTGMECRWDEISPRDQKHKVVCLLVNCEDQSKQAEIYADIMDIIFLLFGSLERRQPINTNRLKLKATISKIKKEMIARIGKSKLDYLLKHWLITYFGTFYFTYFKEGKEYLNKVSQLSDTIMFDGSLNTVMEGDAGQIEALTNYLDLLEREGKIVYGIHSTHASVMSCYVQDRKDNHIHFVDGTEGGYTSAAVIFKNKMAQVREMETQV
- a CDS encoding ligase-associated DNA damage response DEXH box helicase, with the translated sequence MTKKELFHIAESYFQQQGWTSFPFQKKTWEALLAGKHGLLNAPTGSGKTYALWVAIVLKYIKENPDYKKKPKKGLKAIWITPLRSLSQEISQASQRFVDGIGLPFTVGIRSGDTSTKERAAQMRSMPDLLITTPESLHLMLGSKDHERIFRDCSTIVVDEWHELLGTKRGVQMELGVSRLLGLNPQIKIWGISATIGNLEQARQVLLGVDESRFRESVLIKANLKKDITVQSIIPESMDKFPWRGHLGLHLLKNVVEIINSSRSTLIFTNTRAQCELWFQSLMSKHPEFAGEVAMHHGSINKETRVWVENAIRNESLKACVCTSSLDLGVDFAPVETIIQVGGPKGVARFLQRAGRSGHRPGETSMIHFLPTHALELIEASALQKAVSSQAVEDRLPYLLCYDVLIQYLCTLAVSGGFYPDNIFPEVKNTFCYASITDEEWKWCLNFIVYGSASLQSYDEYKKVSIDDDGRYYIDSKAIAMRHRLQMGTIVGATTVTVKYQTGGYIGSVEEYFISKLDRGDVFVFAGRTLEFIRLKGMVAQVRNSTKKTNTVSNWQGSRLPLSAQLGELLRDEMENFQTGKKRTPEVKALKEIIQRQQLESIVPQKHQFLIETFKTREGYHAVFYPFEGRFVHEAMSGIIAYRISLLKPITFSIAFNDYGFELLSDQPFDMQEVLDNDLLTPDMLTEDLQSSMNATEMARRKFRDIAVISGLVFTGYPNKAIKTAHLQNSSQLLFEVFRDNEPDNLLFKQAYTETFEQAIEEYRLREALVRIQNQEIVWKACEKPTPFSFPIITDRLREKLSSEKLADRIKRMQLKWE